From the genome of bacterium:
GCCCGGCAGCATGAACCCGCTCCTGAAGAGGGTACGAATCCTGTGCAGGCTATTCTGCGTTCGGATCCGGTTCAGGCGGCGAATCCGCTTGATGGATTTTATCAAGAATTCGGTTTATACGATCCGCGTAAGCTGCGGTATCATCATAATAAAAAGCAAGCTCCGGGACAAATCTCAAGCTCAGGCGATGGCCGAGCTCCGCACGGATATGGCCGTGAGCTTTATGCAGCGCTTCTGTGGCTTTTTCCTGAATGTCCTCGTCGCCCAGCACAGAATAGTATATTTTTGCCAGACGCAGATCGTCGGTCACTTTGACCTTGGTGATAGTCATGAATCCCATGTTCGGATCGGCCATCTCGTGCAAAATGATCTGACTGACATCGACCAGGATTTGAGCAGCCACCCGGTCGGCTCGTTTATAATTCATTTAAAACACTTCCAGTTGCTGGTTGGTGAT
Proteins encoded in this window:
- the rbfA gene encoding 30S ribosome-binding factor RbfA — protein: MNYKRADRVAAQILVDVSQIILHEMADPNMGFMTITKVKVTDDLRLAKIYYSVLGDEDIQEKATEALHKAHGHIRAELGHRLSLRFVPELAFYYDDTAAYADRINRILDKIHQADSPPEPDPNAE